One Sylvia atricapilla isolate bSylAtr1 chromosome 24, bSylAtr1.pri, whole genome shotgun sequence genomic window carries:
- the SESN2 gene encoding sestrin-2, with amino-acid sequence MLAAGSPCRPAEPEEHRGCGARRGGQERGIKAPRELARGPSTFIPLGEIPQEGGERSLHQLLGAFVSAGRVDHVAMVMGLHPQYLSSFWKTQYLLLRMDGPLPYHKRHYIAIMAAARHRCSYLVGLHMGEFLQVGGNPVWLQGLHCAPKKLRNLNEINKLLAHRPWLITKEHIEALLKPGEDSWSLAELVQALVLLTHYHSLASFVFGCGIKPEEDQDVENSCWAPSPHSDSSPASDDTMRGSGGTDAMHELEVLMERMKLLQENQLEEAGVTQEEMATRFELEKTESLLAPSSDILDPSLQSNIRCFLEDPEFGYKDFTRRGEQAPPTFRAQDYTWEDHGYSLINRLYPDVGQLLDEKFQVVYNLTYNTIAMHCGVDTSMLRRAIWNYVHCVFGIRYDDYDYGEVNQLLERNLKIYIKTVACYPEKTTKQIYTQFWRHFKHSEKVHINLLLLEARMQAALLYALRAVTRYMT; translated from the exons GAAAGAGGAATCAAGGCTCCCCGGGAGCTGGCGAGGGGCCCCAGCACCTTCATTCCCCTGGGAGAG ATCCCACAGGAAGGTGGGGAGCGCAGCCTGCACCAGCTCCTCGGGGCCTTCGTCTCAGCAGGCAGGGTGGATCACGTCGCCATGGTCATGGGGCTGCACCCCCAGTACCTCAGCAGCTTCTGGAAGACCCAGTACCTCCTGCTGCGCATGGATGGGCCCCTGCCCTACCACAAGCGCCACTACATTGCCATCATG GCAGCAGCCCGGCATCGCTGCTCCTACCTGGTGGGGCTGCACATGGGGGAATTCCTGCAAGTGGGGGGCAAccctgtgtggctgcaggggctgcactgTGCCCCCAAAAAGCTCCGGAACCTCAATGAGATCAACAAGCTGCTGGCACACCGGCCCTGGCTCATCACCAAGGAGCACATCGAG GCTCTGCTGAAGCCGGGGGAGGACAGCTGGTCgctggcagagctggtgcaggCACTGGTGCTCCTCACCCACTACCACTCACTCGCATCCTTTGTCTTCGGCTGTGGCATCAAACCCGAGGAGGACCAAGATGTGGAGAACAGCTGCTGGGCCCCCTCTccccacagtgacagcagccctgcctctgATGACACCATGAGGGGCTCTGGG GGCACAGATGCCATGCATGAGCTGGAGGTGCTGATGGAGAGGATGaaactgctgcaggaaaaccagctggaggaggcaggagtCACACAGGAGGAGATGGCGACACGGTTCGAGCTGGAGAAGACAGAGAGTTTGCTGGCCCCTTCCTCAG ATATTTTGGACCCCTCTCTGCAGTCCAACATCCGTTGCTTCCTGGAGGACCCTGAATTTGGATACAAGGATTTCACACGGAGGGGGGAGCAGGCCCCCCCCACATTCCGTGCACAG GATTACACCTGGGAGGACCACGGCTACTCACTGATCAACCGCCTGTACCCAGATGtggggcagctcctggatgAGAAGTTCCAGGTGGTTTACAACCTGACCTATAACACCATAGCCATGCACTGTGGTGTGGACACCTCCATGCTGCGCCGGGCCATCTGGAACTATGTCCACTGCGTCTTCGGCATCCG ctATGATGACTACGACTACGGGGAGGTGAACCAGCTCCTGGAGCGCAACTTAAAGATCTACATCAAGACAGTGGCTTGCTACCCGGAGAAGACGACCAAGCAGATCTACACACAGTTCTGGAGGCACTTCAAGCACTCAGAGAAG GTGCACATcaacctgctcctgctggaggcacggatgcaggcagctctgctctacGCCCTCAGGGCTGTCACCCGCTACATGACCTGA